GGCCCTGATCGGGGCAACTTTTGCTGCATTTCTGATTTATGTGCTCTCTTACAAAAAGGGAGAGGGTCTCATGCCTACACGCATGCTGCTTACAGGGATTGGGGTAGCGGCAGGGATCAGCTCAGCCATGATCGTGTTAACACTTCGGCTTAGTCCGGAGAAGTATCAATTTGTAGCCACCTGGATGGCAGGTAGCATCTGGGGTTCCAACTGGAAATTCGTATCTGCATTGCTGCCGTTTCTCATTGTCCTTGTGCCGCTTGTTCTGTATAAAGCCCGTGTGCTTAATGTACTGAACCTTGGGGATCAAACAGCGAGTGGTCTCGGCGCTCCGGTGGAGCGCGAAAGACTGATCCTGCTGGCTGCAGCCGTGGGACTAGCCGGATCATGCGTATCCGTCAGTGGCGGCATTGGTTTTGTGGGTCTAATAGGTCCGCATCTGGCACGTCGTCTCGTGGGACCCAAACATCAGTTCCTTTTGCCTGCATCCGCATTGGTCGGATCATTGCTTGTGCTTGTTGCAGATACGCTGGGACGCGTAATCTTGCAGCCTTCCGAGATTCCGGCAGGTATTCTGGTCGCCATCATTGGTGCCCCGTACTTCCTGTATCTCTTGAGCAAAACGAAATAGAAAGCAATCATGATGGTATGGTTGCTATAAGGAGGGCTTCAGTCCATGCTTCGCCGTTTCTTTGCCTATTACAGGCCTTACAAAAAGCTGTTCATTCTGGACTTTAGCTGCGCGATATTCGTAGCTCTGCTGGAACTGGCCTTCCCGCTGGCAGTTAATAGAGTCGTGGATGACCTTTTGCCAGGGGGACGCTGGGACTGGATATTATGGGCATGTCTTGCGCTGCTCGCGATCTATCTATTAAACTCGTTCCTCAACTTTGTTGTTACATACTGGGGACATAAGCTTGGTATAAACATCGAGACCGATATGCGTAAGGCACTTTTCAATCATGTACAGAAGCTATCATTCCGTTTCTTTGACAATACCAAAACCGGACATCTGGTCTCTCGTATGACCAATGACCTGATGGATATCGGCGAGATTGCCCATCATGGTCCGGAGGATGTATTTATCGCAGTCATGACGTTGATTGGTGCATTCAGCATCATGATGAGTATTAACGGAAATCTGGCCGTGTTAACATTTATCATCGTGCCGCTCATTATTTATCTATCCTTGTATTTTGGCAGCAAAATGTCCAAGGCCTTTAGCCGAATGTTCGGGGATATAGCAGATTTTAACGCACGTGTAGAAAACAATGTAAGTGGTATTCGCGTGGTTCAGGCTTTTGCGAATGAAGAGCATGAAAAAGCACAATTCGCTGTAAACAACAGCCGTTTCCGTCAGACCAAACTGATCGCGTACAAAATCATGGCTTGGAACTCTTCGATCAGTTATATGCTGATGAAGCTGGTATCCCTCTTTGTGCTGGTATGTGGCACATGGTTTGTCATTAATGGCAGTATGAGCTACGGTCAATTTATTGCCTTTATTATGCTGTCCAATGTGTTTCTTACACCTATTCAGAAGATCAACTCCGTTATTGAGACGTATCCAAAAGGGATTGCAGGTTTCAAACGGTATACAGAATTGCTCGATATGGAGCCCGACGTTGAAGATCGACCAGGTGCCGCTACCGTATCTCATCTGCGTGGAGATATCCGTTATGAGCAGGTGACCTTTGGCTATTCGGACCAGGAGCCTGTTCTGAAAGGGATTGATCTGAATATTCACGCTGGTGAAACCGTGGCCCTTGTTGGACCATCCGGTGCAGGGAAAACAACCCTGTGCAGTCTGCTGCCTCGATTCTATGATGTGCTGGAAGGTCGCATCACGATCGATGGTCAGGAGATTCAAGATATGACGCTGGATTCATTGCGCAGTCAGATTGGAATTGTTCAGCAGGACGTGTTCCTGTTCGATGGAACAGTTCGTGAGAATATCGCGTATGGCAAGCTGGATGCAACAGAAGAAGAAATCTGGATGGCAGCTCGTCGTGCACAGATGGAAACACTGATCACTTCCATGCCGGAAGGAATGGACACGTTAATTGGTGAACGCGGTGTGAAGCTGTCCGGCGGACAGAAACAGCGTTTGTCCATTGCGCGTATGTTCCTGAAGAATCCTCCGATTCTAATTTTGGACGAAGCTACATCTGCACTGGATACGGAGACAGAAGCAGCGATCCAGCAATCCCTTGCGGAATTGTCCGAAGGACGGACTACATTGGTCATTGCCCACAGATTGGCTACGATCAAAAATGCGGATCGCATTATTGTGGTTGCCGAGCATGGAATCACAGAGCAGGGGCGTCATGAGGAACTGCTTGCAGCAGGTGGTGTATACAGCCGTCTGCATTATGCACAGTTTGGCGCCTGAACGTAACAGAAAGTTCGTGAACGCTGACTCTGCATAAGAAAGCAGTATATGAATTTAAAAAAGACCCCTTCGTCTACTCATGATCCTGAGTAAGACGAAGGCGTCTTTTTCTACTTTTTATTATCACGTTACTGAGCTTGAGTTGAGGTGGTGGATTCACCTGATTCTGCTTCAGCGGTTGTAGTGGATGGCTCTGCTTTGCTGCTACAGGCTGATAACAGCCCACCAATCAGGGTAATCATGAGTATAAGGGTACTGAGCTTGCGTGTTGCTTTCATCGTTATAGTTCCTCCCGCATAGATTACTTATTGGATAATGATAATCATTTATCTATTTAGTCAATGTGATAAGTTTATTGAAAGCGGGAGGGTAGTACAATGGACAAACAGGCGGAAATCCTTTGTACAAAAATAAGGGGAATTTGAAGGAGAGGAGACAAACGTTATGTTGTACATTTTCATAACCTGGCTAATATTGATTTTAATATTGATTATACTGGCTCAAGGCATCCAAAAGAATTCCAAGGATAGAGAGGGATCTGTTAAACGTTGGCGCGGATGGTTAATCGGACTTTTTATTTTAGGTAGCGTACCATTGGGGTATGCATTATATACGGAGTTACGCGGGGGATATATAGGAGCCAACATCGGGCTGGGATTGGCTTTATTTTTTACCTGGGCATACTGTGCCCTCTTGTTATGCGTGACATTAGTGATCTGGGGAAGGTATGGGTACAAGCAGTACAGAAAGAAGTAATTTTGTTGCCCTCAAGTTTATGATAAACATATGTTTGCATGCAACAATAACCATATATGGAACGTTGAAATTAGAAATAGGTTTTAATAAAGGGGATTTACCTATGTTCCATCTTCGTCGAGCTCTGATATCGCTCTCAATCCTGATCGTATGCCTTACTGGATGTTCAGGACATATCGATTGTAATTCTGTGCAAACTCAAGCGAATACACCAAGTGAAGATGAATTCACTGGTTATGTGGTTGAGCGCAAAGACGATTCCATTCTAGTGGTTGATCCTGCGTATAAAGACTTCGGTGCGAACGGAGGAGAAAGTCGGTATTATCCGGCAAAATGGTTCTCCAATGCGCCTGATCCGCAGATCGGCTCCTATGTTGAGATCTGGACGGATGGCAGCCCCGAAAACGAGCCTTACCCTGGACAAGCCAGAGCGGGAACGATTGCTGTATCCAGTCCGGCCACCCCAGATGGTGCTCATATGAGTGAGGAGGATGCGATTCGGGTTGGACTGTTCACACCAGATGGAGAAAAGATAAGTATTCCTGTGATTGTAGATGTACAATTTTATCAGGATGTAGGGACGTGGACTATTCGCATGAGAGATGCGATGTCAACGACGGAGAATCAAGATGAGATTGAGATCAGAGTAGAGGATGTAGAGCCAGTCGAGTAACAGAGGGAGTATTTCATTTTGCATATCGATAATTAGATAATTAGATGAGAAAGGAAATTTAAATGGATATTAGGGAGTGGCTTCCCCGCGACAAGTCCGATTTTGAAGCGGTGCGTAAGTTAAGTGAATTCGGTAATGAAGAGTTGCGAGATATCATTCCTGAGCTGATGGAGTGGTTGCAAGATGGAAATTGGCCCATTTCGAAATCCGTCGAAGATTTACTTTTAAGATTTGGAGAAGAACTTGTTCCTCATATTCAAAATGTATTTAAAACAAAAGATCCACAGTGGGAATATTTTATGCTCAGTGGTTTAGTCAGTAGATTGCCTTCGCGATATCTAATAGGATTGAAGGTTGATTTGGAAAGAATTTTGAAAAATCCTACAAAAAGTGAGCTGCTTGAGAAATTGGATGAGGTTATAATACCATTGCTGAATAAAATACAATAAAAAGTAGTTCAGTGATTCAGAAAAGTTCATACTAAAGAGCAGTCCTTAGCAACCTTGAACGGCTTAATGCCTTTCGGGGTTGTTTTTTGTCAAAAACAGATCATTCATTAAAGTACAAGCATTATTACATATAACATGAGTGATATTTTGTTTCGGAGTTGGGCTAACGATCTACTTATGTTTAGTCTGCAATCCACGAAAAAACGAACGTATGTTTTACGAATCCGTTGACTTTTTGTGCCAACAACAACTATGCTATTATTGTTGGCACAAAAAGTGAGGTGAAGCAATGTCCGCCAAGAAGATGGGACGTCCGCTGTCTGACAATCCCAAAAGCGAAACGATCAAAATCCGTGTTGATCAAGAAATTATGAACAAGCTCGATGCTTCGGCTGAGAAGCTGAATACGAACCGATCAGACATCGTTCGCAAAGGGATTGAGAGGATTTACGACGAGCTCCAAAAATAGAAAAAGGAAGCAGCGTGAGTCCCGAGAAGAACAGCGCTGCTTCCTATCCCGCAATCACTATGAGAATGAGCTGACTGCATAAATATCCTACCATGTGCAGAACGCTCATTCAAGTCGATGCGAATCCATTTCTGGGAGGATGCACATGAATACAATTTTGGAAGCACTTTATAACGGGCGACTTCGCCCGGATGAGACGATGATGCCGACACATCCTGAATACCAATTATTAGGGCGGCAAATTGCGGCTCTGACAGAACAATGGAAGAATCGATTGAGCGAGGACGAATTCCGTGAGCTTGAACAGTTGTTCGACTTGTGTGGTCAATGTGATGGTATGCATAGCGAAGCTGCATTTATTCAGGGATTTCGACTGGGAGCCAACATGCTGATTGAAGTGATGAGTCAACGTGAGGAGTCGGTTTTGGCGACCTCTGCAAATTGTAGTGTAGGAATAATATGATGGTGTAGAATTTTATTGAAAAAAGAAGGTGTGATTTTGATTTTGTATCAAGGAAAATCAAGAAAATTCATCATTGTGTTGTTATCGTTGTATACTTGTTTAACATTGTATTTCTTATTCCTGGGCTTCGATAGAAGCTCGTCCAGTCCTGATCAGGGCTTGCGATACAGCTTATCCCTTCAAGGAATTCCTTTACATTTTCCAATGGGGAGAGATTTTAAGATTTGGTTTTTTGAAATGGGGAACTTTATAGCATTCATCCCCTTCGGAATGGTCATTCCGCTCCTCTTTCGCTGTGGGTTTATTCGCTTTATCAGTATATTCGTTCTCTGTATTTCGATGTTAGAGACAGTGCAAATGATTTCCCGTTTAGGTGCGTTTGATATAGACGATATCCTGATTAATACTTTAGGGGCTGCCGTGGGATATGGGGCGCAGAGGATAATAAGGCATCATCGGAACACATTAAAAGGACTTATTCGAATCTTCCTGACAGCGATTATTTTTTCAATAGGTACGATCACTGTTGTTGGCGGCCTCAATCATTATTTAGAAAACGTTGACGGAAAAAGTGTTGCACTGAATGAACTTGCTTTGAGTGACGGGGCTGTAGTATGGGATGAAGAACTCTCCAGTTTTACAGTAGGCCAGACAAATGTTGAGCCTAAAATCAATCTGTACAGTAGAGAAATACAAAAAACGAATGAGTTTTCATATCTCTTAAATGGAAAATACAAAAATATGAAAGGTTATTTCGCTATACCGGACGATGTCATCCGAACAGCAAGCCATGAGCCTATTACAATAAGCTTTATCGCCGATGGCACAGAAATCTATTCCTTGATTGTATCAGCGAACAGTGCGGAGAACCATCCTGACTCTTTTCAAACTCCGTTAAAGGGAGTTAAAGAACTGACTATAAAAGTAATAACCGATGGTTCAAATCTGATGACCAAAATAGTGATGTGGGACATTACACTTACAGAGCCAAACACAGGGCAAAAGTTCATCAACAGCATTAAATCCATGTTTTAATACATTAATAAAAGCCCTCGATCCTGCCACTTAAGCAGCAAGATCTGAGGGCTTTATCCATTTTCATGCCATATCAACAACAACAGCTAGTACATCCATTACATAACGCTGCCTTAATCCGCAATATTTCCCGCCATTTTGAGACGACGTGCAATTTCCTGGAAGTCTTCCTGCGAAATGCCTGGGGCGAATTCTTCTTCCACCGGGGGAGCTTCAGGAATCGGATAACCTTCAGGTACGCCTTGAATGACTTCCAGCGGTTGTCCATCTTCGGGGTGTGTCCCTTTCCAGATCTGACTGATCGCAGTAAAGTCTTTATCACTATAGGTATACAGCTTGGTGTGTAGACCTTTTTCTTCGTATTTCCACGCCTCTTTAAAAGATTTGTTGCTCAGGGATGGAATCGGTACCAATTTGGTTACATTCACTCCGGTTGCAATCTCAAGCGCTTTAGCATAAGCGACCACATGCACGCCGCCGCGTACCAGCAAATAGCCAACAACTGCCCGGGCTGCGGGGTGATCGGTCATTTCATAAACCTTCATTTTATGTGTGCGGGCTCCGCATTCGAGGAAAAAGTTATGCAGCAGATCTTCGACCAGATTGCCACTGTTGAAGACATTCGCTCCGGTCCACGGATTGCCCATCGAGTCGAAAGGCATTGCTCCCTGTGCGCCAGCAAGGAAATGATAAGACAGACGTGCATCCTTCACAGAACCGAGTGGTGTATTATCCGGCTCTTTGTAATCGGTAGAACCTCTAAGGCATTTGTTAATACCATGAGACACAAGCTCCACATGACCTAAT
Above is a window of Paenibacillus sp. E222 DNA encoding:
- a CDS encoding VanZ family protein gives rise to the protein MKKEGVILILYQGKSRKFIIVLLSLYTCLTLYFLFLGFDRSSSSPDQGLRYSLSLQGIPLHFPMGRDFKIWFFEMGNFIAFIPFGMVIPLLFRCGFIRFISIFVLCISMLETVQMISRLGAFDIDDILINTLGAAVGYGAQRIIRHHRNTLKGLIRIFLTAIIFSIGTITVVGGLNHYLENVDGKSVALNELALSDGAVVWDEELSSFTVGQTNVEPKINLYSREIQKTNEFSYLLNGKYKNMKGYFAIPDDVIRTASHEPITISFIADGTEIYSLIVSANSAENHPDSFQTPLKGVKELTIKVITDGSNLMTKIVMWDITLTEPNTGQKFINSIKSMF
- a CDS encoding DUF3221 domain-containing protein, translated to MFHLRRALISLSILIVCLTGCSGHIDCNSVQTQANTPSEDEFTGYVVERKDDSILVVDPAYKDFGANGGESRYYPAKWFSNAPDPQIGSYVEIWTDGSPENEPYPGQARAGTIAVSSPATPDGAHMSEEDAIRVGLFTPDGEKISIPVIVDVQFYQDVGTWTIRMRDAMSTTENQDEIEIRVEDVEPVE
- a CDS encoding DUF6809 family protein produces the protein MNTILEALYNGRLRPDETMMPTHPEYQLLGRQIAALTEQWKNRLSEDEFRELEQLFDLCGQCDGMHSEAAFIQGFRLGANMLIEVMSQREESVLATSANCSVGII
- a CDS encoding iron ABC transporter permease, which gives rise to MESSTLVGAERKKRTKSTIVMIVLGALIITAFIISMNTGFTRLSPLEVMRTLFGGGTAKQELILFEFRLPRIVISVLVGAGLALSGCILQGVSRNPLADPGILGINAGAGLVVMLFVSFFPTTTAAPVFLLPILALIGATFAAFLIYVLSYKKGEGLMPTRMLLTGIGVAAGISSAMIVLTLRLSPEKYQFVATWMAGSIWGSNWKFVSALLPFLIVLVPLVLYKARVLNVLNLGDQTASGLGAPVERERLILLAAAVGLAGSCVSVSGGIGFVGLIGPHLARRLVGPKHQFLLPASALVGSLLVLVADTLGRVILQPSEIPAGILVAIIGAPYFLYLLSKTK
- a CDS encoding manganese catalase family protein, which codes for MFKRMDEIAIEIPNVERPDPNAAAAIQELLGGKFGEMSTLNNYLYQSFNFRSKEKLKPFYDLVMSITAEELGHVELVSHGINKCLRGSTDYKEPDNTPLGSVKDARLSYHFLAGAQGAMPFDSMGNPWTGANVFNSGNLVEDLLHNFFLECGARTHKMKVYEMTDHPAARAVVGYLLVRGGVHVVAYAKALEIATGVNVTKLVPIPSLSNKSFKEAWKYEEKGLHTKLYTYSDKDFTAISQIWKGTHPEDGQPLEVIQGVPEGYPIPEAPPVEEEFAPGISQEDFQEIARRLKMAGNIAD
- a CDS encoding DUF5071 domain-containing protein — encoded protein: MDIREWLPRDKSDFEAVRKLSEFGNEELRDIIPELMEWLQDGNWPISKSVEDLLLRFGEELVPHIQNVFKTKDPQWEYFMLSGLVSRLPSRYLIGLKVDLERILKNPTKSELLEKLDEVIIPLLNKIQ
- a CDS encoding ribbon-helix-helix protein, CopG family; the protein is MSAKKMGRPLSDNPKSETIKIRVDQEIMNKLDASAEKLNTNRSDIVRKGIERIYDELQK
- a CDS encoding ABC transporter ATP-binding protein; translation: MLRRFFAYYRPYKKLFILDFSCAIFVALLELAFPLAVNRVVDDLLPGGRWDWILWACLALLAIYLLNSFLNFVVTYWGHKLGINIETDMRKALFNHVQKLSFRFFDNTKTGHLVSRMTNDLMDIGEIAHHGPEDVFIAVMTLIGAFSIMMSINGNLAVLTFIIVPLIIYLSLYFGSKMSKAFSRMFGDIADFNARVENNVSGIRVVQAFANEEHEKAQFAVNNSRFRQTKLIAYKIMAWNSSISYMLMKLVSLFVLVCGTWFVINGSMSYGQFIAFIMLSNVFLTPIQKINSVIETYPKGIAGFKRYTELLDMEPDVEDRPGAATVSHLRGDIRYEQVTFGYSDQEPVLKGIDLNIHAGETVALVGPSGAGKTTLCSLLPRFYDVLEGRITIDGQEIQDMTLDSLRSQIGIVQQDVFLFDGTVRENIAYGKLDATEEEIWMAARRAQMETLITSMPEGMDTLIGERGVKLSGGQKQRLSIARMFLKNPPILILDEATSALDTETEAAIQQSLAELSEGRTTLVIAHRLATIKNADRIIVVAEHGITEQGRHEELLAAGGVYSRLHYAQFGA